A stretch of the Clostridium fungisolvens genome encodes the following:
- a CDS encoding acyl carrier protein yields the protein MLNLIIKIIQEFAEIDENSITKDTNFINDLHLTSYDIVGIIGKIESDFGIEIPDREIRNLDTVGELIKYLNNKLL from the coding sequence ATGCTTAACTTAATCATAAAGATTATTCAAGAATTTGCAGAAATCGATGAAAATTCTATTACAAAAGATACTAATTTCATTAATGATCTTCATTTAACCTCCTATGACATTGTAGGAATAATCGGAAAAATAGAAAGTGATTTCGGTATAGAAATTCCAGATAGAGAAATTAGAAACCTAGACACTGTAGGAGAATTAATTAAATACTTAAATAACAAATTACTATGA
- the ahpF gene encoding alkyl hydroperoxide reductase subunit F — MMLDSDIKGQLAQYLQLMEGDVLIKISAGSDNISNDMISLVDELASMSPRIKVERATLSKTPSFSVNRIDEDTGVTFAGIPLGHEFTSLVLALLQVSGRPPKVDQKIIDQIKNLKGQYNFQSYISLTCHNCPEVVQSLNLMSILNTNITHTMIDGGTFKEEVESKNIMAVPSVFLNGEFFGSGRMTVEEILAKLGTTQDPSEFSNKEPYDVLVVGGGPAGASAAIYAARKGIRTGIVAERFGGQVMDTVGIENFISVKYTEGPKLAASLEEHVKEYDVDIMNLQRVKGLTKNDLIEVELENGAVLKSKAVIISTGARWRNVNVLGENEFKTKGVAYCPHCDAPLFKGKHVAVIGGGNSGIEAAIDLAGVVNHVTVLEFLPELKADAVLQERLYSLKNVTVIKNAQTKEITGTDKVNGITYIERDTQEVKHIELQGVFVQIGLVPNTDWLGDTIERNRIGEIIVDNHGATNVPGIFAAGDCTNSAYKQIIISMGSGANAALGAFDYLIRN; from the coding sequence ATTATGCTTGATTCAGATATAAAAGGTCAATTAGCCCAATATCTTCAATTGATGGAGGGCGATGTCCTTATTAAAATCAGTGCAGGATCTGATAACATATCAAACGATATGATTTCATTAGTAGATGAACTAGCATCTATGTCACCAAGAATTAAAGTAGAGAGAGCCACATTATCAAAAACACCTAGCTTTAGTGTCAATCGTATTGATGAAGACACAGGAGTAACTTTTGCCGGAATTCCTTTAGGCCATGAGTTTACTTCATTGGTGTTAGCTTTGCTACAGGTTAGTGGAAGACCGCCAAAGGTTGATCAAAAAATAATTGATCAAATTAAAAATCTTAAAGGTCAATATAATTTTCAATCCTATATTAGTTTAACCTGTCACAACTGTCCAGAAGTGGTTCAGTCATTAAATCTGATGAGTATTCTTAACACTAACATTACTCATACAATGATTGATGGCGGCACTTTCAAAGAGGAAGTTGAAAGCAAAAATATAATGGCTGTTCCATCAGTTTTCCTAAATGGTGAATTCTTTGGCAGTGGACGTATGACTGTGGAAGAGATTCTTGCAAAGCTTGGTACTACTCAAGATCCATCAGAATTCAGTAATAAAGAGCCTTATGATGTTCTTGTTGTTGGAGGTGGCCCAGCAGGAGCAAGTGCAGCCATTTATGCAGCACGTAAAGGAATTCGTACCGGAATCGTTGCTGAACGTTTTGGTGGTCAAGTAATGGATACTGTAGGAATTGAAAACTTTATAAGTGTAAAATATACCGAAGGTCCTAAGCTTGCAGCAAGCCTTGAAGAGCATGTAAAGGAATATGATGTTGATATCATGAATTTACAGCGGGTAAAAGGATTAACAAAAAATGATTTAATAGAAGTAGAACTTGAAAATGGTGCTGTTTTGAAAAGTAAGGCTGTAATAATTTCAACAGGTGCCCGTTGGCGTAATGTTAATGTTCTTGGAGAAAATGAGTTCAAAACAAAAGGTGTAGCATATTGCCCTCATTGTGACGCTCCTTTATTCAAGGGAAAACATGTTGCAGTAATTGGAGGAGGTAATTCTGGTATCGAAGCAGCTATTGATCTTGCAGGAGTTGTAAATCACGTAACTGTTTTAGAGTTCCTTCCAGAACTAAAAGCTGATGCTGTACTTCAAGAGCGCCTTTATAGTTTGAAAAATGTAACTGTTATAAAGAATGCTCAGACAAAAGAAATAACTGGTACCGATAAAGTAAATGGTATTACCTACATTGAACGTGATACTCAAGAAGTTAAACATATTGAATTGCAAGGAGTATTTGTTCAAATTGGTCTTGTACCTAATACAGATTGGTTAGGTGATACAATTGAACGTAACCGTATAGGTGAGATAATTGTTGATAATCATGGTGCTACAAATGTACCTGGAATCTTTGCCGCCGGTGATTGCACAAACAGTGCTTATAAGCAGATAATCATTTCTATGGGCTCAGGCGCAAATGCTGCTCTAGGCGCATTCGATTATCTGATAAGAAATTAA
- a CDS encoding glycosyltransferase family 39 protein: protein MTVFFKKGLYLILTFFVGLFIISSFFIRAKYSFSVYGDNPILERQTIGIFIFVIIGLILLNIALYKLCLKLNKYSKKVVIPITLLLSFLMQLGIIFAFTVLPTADSQTVLSLALNMLYNNDYSSFQTGGYLYMFPFNYSIVLYLKTLLAIFPDNYLVIKIFNILFTLVTTLMIYLIYKQINYKSKENDYGVLVFGATYIPVLLMSNFIYNDIIGTALLTSAIYFIIRFVKEKTIKHIIISSILLSMGNYFRGIGVLYLIAAIIYILLSFKKVGLKKVATAILIVVSLFNIPNWTQNIALQLTNKVSESITINSAPVYMWLNMGINMDRFGFWDNMQSYNIYQRQAGYNKEESIELYKQSIENKLSNATFSDLVTMYYKKIVWTWTEGTYQIDRYGIGDGGTTNQRMSMLSGYSYTTFATDLFKGDSPYRSSLLLILYVMNFLMYCFILIRLISSMKIKRYDEAFLVLVILGFIGFYILWEIKSRYIYPVYPLLIVLSYMGFKDTYDFFLENKMAKRI, encoded by the coding sequence ATGACAGTATTTTTTAAAAAGGGATTATATTTAATACTTACTTTCTTTGTAGGACTATTTATAATATCTTCATTTTTTATTAGAGCAAAATATAGTTTTTCTGTATATGGCGATAACCCTATTTTAGAAAGACAGACCATTGGAATCTTTATTTTCGTTATAATAGGGCTAATTCTATTAAATATAGCATTATATAAGCTGTGCTTAAAACTCAATAAGTATAGTAAAAAAGTAGTAATTCCAATTACCTTATTACTATCCTTTCTTATGCAACTAGGTATTATATTTGCATTTACAGTTTTGCCTACAGCCGATTCTCAAACAGTGCTTTCCTTAGCGTTAAACATGCTATATAACAATGATTATTCTTCATTCCAAACTGGTGGGTATCTTTATATGTTTCCATTTAACTACTCCATAGTATTATACTTAAAAACCTTATTAGCTATATTTCCAGATAATTATCTTGTTATAAAGATATTTAATATATTATTTACTCTTGTTACGACTTTAATGATTTACTTAATATATAAGCAGATTAATTATAAATCCAAAGAAAATGACTATGGTGTTTTAGTGTTTGGTGCTACTTATATTCCTGTATTGCTAATGAGTAACTTCATATATAATGACATTATAGGAACAGCCTTATTAACTAGTGCTATATATTTTATCATTAGATTTGTAAAAGAAAAAACTATTAAGCACATCATTATTTCCTCTATACTTTTATCTATGGGTAACTATTTCAGAGGGATAGGAGTGCTTTATCTCATAGCTGCAATTATCTATATTTTACTGAGTTTTAAAAAAGTAGGCCTTAAAAAAGTTGCAACAGCCATATTGATAGTGGTTTCATTATTCAACATACCAAATTGGACTCAAAACATAGCTCTTCAATTAACAAATAAGGTTAGTGAATCTATTACTATAAATTCTGCACCAGTATATATGTGGCTAAACATGGGAATCAACATGGATAGGTTTGGTTTCTGGGATAATATGCAAAGTTACAATATATATCAACGACAAGCAGGTTATAACAAAGAGGAAAGTATCGAGTTATATAAACAATCAATTGAAAATAAATTATCCAATGCAACCTTTAGTGATTTAGTAACCATGTATTATAAGAAAATTGTATGGACTTGGACGGAAGGAACCTATCAAATTGATAGATATGGCATTGGTGATGGAGGAACTACAAACCAAAGAATGAGTATGTTGAGTGGTTATAGCTATACTACTTTTGCAACAGACTTATTTAAAGGTGATTCACCTTACAGAAGCTCCTTACTTTTAATACTGTATGTAATGAATTTTTTAATGTACTGCTTTATCCTTATTAGATTAATAAGTTCAATGAAAATTAAAAGATATGACGAAGCATTCTTAGTTTTAGTGATATTAGGATTTATTGGATTCTATATATTATGGGAGATAAAGTCCAGATATATATACCCAGTTTATCCATTATTGATAGTTCTATCTTATATGGGATTTAAAGATACTTACGACTTTTTCTTAGAAAACAAAATGGCAAAACGTATTTAA
- a CDS encoding ABC transporter ATP-binding protein produces the protein MDNFIEFKNVKKVYKMGEVEIEALSGVDFSISKGEFVIIAGASGAGKSTILNILGGMDSLSSGEIFVDGANISRYSTKELITYRRHDVGFVFQFYNLVPNLTAKENVELASQISKNPLDIDKVISDVGLDDRKINFPAQLSGGEQQRVAIARALAKNPKLMLCDEPTGALDYKTGKSILKLLQDTCRNTGMTVVIITHNLALTAVGDKVIKIKSGKVESITQNELPMDVEKVEW, from the coding sequence ATGGATAATTTTATTGAATTTAAAAATGTTAAAAAGGTATACAAAATGGGCGAAGTAGAAATTGAGGCCCTGTCAGGAGTAGATTTTTCAATAAGTAAAGGTGAGTTTGTAATTATTGCAGGTGCAAGTGGTGCAGGAAAAAGTACCATTCTTAATATTCTAGGTGGAATGGATAGCCTTTCTTCTGGAGAGATTTTTGTTGATGGTGCTAATATAAGTCGTTATTCTACAAAGGAATTAATAACTTATAGGAGACATGATGTAGGATTTGTATTTCAATTCTATAACTTAGTCCCTAATCTTACTGCTAAAGAAAATGTAGAATTAGCTTCTCAAATAAGTAAAAACCCTTTGGATATTGATAAAGTTATTTCCGATGTAGGCCTTGATGATCGTAAAATTAATTTCCCCGCACAACTTTCTGGTGGTGAACAGCAAAGAGTTGCAATTGCAAGAGCCTTAGCTAAAAACCCAAAACTAATGCTTTGTGACGAACCAACAGGAGCACTTGACTACAAAACTGGTAAATCCATCTTAAAACTACTTCAAGATACCTGCAGAAATACTGGAATGACAGTAGTGATTATTACACATAACCTTGCACTTACCGCTGTTGGGGATAAGGTTATTAAAATAAAAAGTGG
- a CDS encoding 4'-phosphopantetheinyl transferase family protein translates to MGQKLLTYALQEEKAINYRDEPLILNPWGKPSLKNHPNIHFNISHSFNCIACVISDTYTVGIDVEKIRIFNLYAAKRVCTTKELDKICSSSNPNRLFFKFWTLKESYIKAIGKGLSHPMKDINFEIYPDGQILSNLSECTFHLIDDNNEFITAVCYLNI, encoded by the coding sequence TTGGGACAAAAACTACTAACCTATGCCTTGCAAGAGGAAAAAGCAATCAACTACAGAGATGAACCTTTAATCTTAAATCCATGGGGCAAACCTAGCCTTAAAAACCATCCTAATATTCATTTTAATATCAGTCATAGTTTTAACTGCATAGCCTGCGTAATTTCTGATACTTATACAGTTGGAATTGATGTGGAAAAGATTCGCATATTCAACCTTTATGCTGCTAAAAGAGTATGTACTACTAAAGAACTTGATAAAATCTGTTCTTCATCAAATCCAAACAGATTGTTTTTTAAGTTTTGGACTTTAAAAGAAAGCTATATTAAAGCTATAGGTAAAGGCCTTTCTCATCCTATGAAAGATATCAACTTTGAAATTTATCCTGATGGACAAATATTGTCCAATTTATCAGAGTGTACATTTCATTTAATTGACGATAACAATGAGTTTATAACAGCAGTTTGTTATTTAAACATATAG
- a CDS encoding sterol desaturase family protein, translating to MYGIRELSGLIILVMTIMSGLLYSSLIEYCLHRFLLHNSYEQEHVKVHHKVFHGIDSYELEVIDKETVLSSFGEILRNIVLYLPLAIAIFMKSRFLGILFLIVCIIYNLWEEFVHYYFHKKNKQLFVFKLKLFKKLKEHHRIHHYMYRYNFGIGTSLWDVIFRTIKKV from the coding sequence TTGTACGGGATAAGAGAACTATCTGGTTTAATTATATTAGTAATGACTATAATGTCAGGCTTGCTATATTCTTCTTTAATTGAATATTGTCTCCATAGGTTTCTGCTTCATAATTCTTATGAGCAAGAACATGTGAAAGTTCATCATAAAGTATTTCATGGAATAGATTCTTATGAACTTGAAGTGATAGATAAGGAAACAGTTCTATCAAGCTTTGGTGAAATTTTAAGAAATATAGTATTGTACCTTCCATTAGCCATTGCAATATTTATGAAAAGTAGGTTTCTTGGGATTTTGTTTCTTATAGTATGTATTATTTACAACCTATGGGAGGAATTTGTTCATTACTATTTTCATAAAAAAAATAAACAGTTATTTGTATTTAAACTTAAACTGTTTAAGAAATTAAAGGAGCATCATAGGATACATCATTATATGTATAGATATAATTTTGGGATTGGAACTAGCCTCTGGGATGTTATATTTAGGACTATAAAAAAAGTATAG
- a CDS encoding AMP-binding protein, with product MPKRFYKSEPLRDIRVLMRRSSKLYSDQIAYEEIKPHKQIAKYSFRQLESDVNALGTKLLHMNMYGYHFAILSENSYAWVVSYLSILNGVGIVIPLDKELTDEDIVKLLIKSDADVIICSDTFASSMPYILDECPNIKKCIIINPKYDYPEFLSLSKLIEKGNDLLEGGNREYLDIPIDTDSMCEIVFTSGTTGANKGVMLSHKSIMAVVYGSLSLIEPKGVSFSVLPINHTYECSCHILGGLYSGITICFNDSLKRVMDNMKLFKPSMSLMVPLFLESMHKNIWKEAKRTGLEAHLKYGVKFSNVIRKLGIDLRRTLFKPILDNFGGNLCQIVCGGAPLRLDIIKSFDSIGIEIFNGYGITECGPLVATNSYMWKKLGSVGRVMPGCKVRISTPNENGYGEIQVKGDNVMLGYYKDPESTKLSFTEDGWFKTGDLGYLDNSNFLYICGREKNLIILPNGKNVHPEEIEDIISKNLSYVKEVVVFSSTVSESNEECITACVYVDEDLIKLDAIDIKDKLNQDIRLLNKNLPVYKRITNILVSESEFEKTTTRKIKRSLVLERSAENA from the coding sequence ATGCCCAAAAGATTTTACAAATCTGAACCCTTAAGGGATATTAGGGTACTCATGAGAAGATCTAGCAAGCTTTATTCAGATCAAATTGCTTATGAAGAAATTAAGCCTCATAAACAAATTGCAAAATACTCTTTCCGCCAATTAGAAAGTGATGTAAATGCTCTAGGCACTAAGCTTTTGCATATGAACATGTATGGCTATCATTTTGCTATTTTATCAGAAAACTCATATGCTTGGGTAGTCAGCTATCTTTCTATACTAAATGGTGTAGGCATTGTCATTCCTCTAGATAAAGAATTAACAGATGAAGATATTGTTAAACTACTTATCAAAAGTGATGCTGATGTAATCATATGTTCAGATACCTTTGCTTCGTCTATGCCATATATACTGGACGAATGCCCAAATATAAAGAAATGCATAATAATTAATCCCAAATATGATTATCCTGAATTTCTTTCTCTTAGTAAACTCATTGAAAAAGGTAATGACTTACTTGAAGGTGGCAACAGAGAGTATTTAGATATTCCTATTGACACAGATTCTATGTGTGAAATAGTTTTCACCTCTGGAACTACTGGCGCAAACAAAGGTGTCATGCTAAGCCATAAGAGTATTATGGCTGTAGTATATGGTTCACTTTCTCTTATTGAACCAAAAGGGGTTAGCTTTTCAGTACTGCCAATCAACCATACCTACGAATGCAGTTGTCATATCCTAGGTGGACTTTATAGCGGAATAACCATATGCTTTAATGATAGTTTAAAAAGGGTGATGGATAATATGAAACTCTTTAAACCAAGTATGAGTTTAATGGTTCCTTTATTTTTAGAATCCATGCATAAGAATATTTGGAAAGAGGCTAAAAGAACCGGTTTAGAAGCACATTTAAAATATGGTGTAAAATTTAGTAATGTTATTAGAAAACTTGGTATTGATTTAAGAAGAACACTGTTTAAGCCCATTTTAGATAACTTTGGCGGGAATCTATGTCAAATAGTATGTGGAGGGGCCCCTTTACGCTTAGACATCATTAAGTCTTTTGACTCTATTGGTATAGAAATTTTTAATGGCTATGGCATAACTGAATGTGGTCCTCTTGTTGCCACCAACTCTTATATGTGGAAAAAGCTAGGATCTGTAGGCCGTGTTATGCCTGGTTGCAAAGTTAGAATTAGTACTCCTAATGAAAATGGTTATGGCGAAATTCAGGTAAAAGGCGATAACGTAATGTTAGGATATTATAAGGATCCAGAAAGCACAAAGCTTTCCTTCACTGAAGATGGCTGGTTCAAAACAGGCGACCTAGGTTATCTTGATAATTCAAACTTTTTATATATATGTGGAAGAGAGAAAAATCTAATTATTCTACCAAACGGTAAAAATGTACATCCTGAAGAGATAGAAGATATCATTAGTAAAAATCTATCTTATGTTAAGGAAGTAGTAGTTTTTTCGTCAACTGTCTCTGAAAGCAATGAAGAATGCATCACAGCTTGTGTATATGTTGATGAAGATCTTATAAAATTAGATGCTATCGATATAAAAGATAAATTGAATCAAGACATCAGGCTTCTAAATAAAAATCTTCCAGTATATAAAAGAATAACAAATATTTTAGTTAGTGAATCTGAATTTGAAAAAACAACTACAAGAAAAATAAAAAGATCTTTAGTTTTAGAGAGGAGTGCTGAAAATGCTTAA